The following are from one region of the Coffea eugenioides isolate CCC68of chromosome 2, Ceug_1.0, whole genome shotgun sequence genome:
- the LOC113761425 gene encoding uncharacterized protein LOC113761425 produces MAKGTRGRRRFASRQCRQTPYPLPCGNQSEKMQRKKCSKTLVKKDWEDATCSVCMEYPHNAVLLLCSSHEKGCRPYMCGTSFRYSNCLDQYRKAYTKVTSADHNQHLDGTIDSPAMIPPVSGWPIDKCEVTELACPLCRGQVKGWTVVEPAREYLNAKKRSCMQDNCSFIGTYKELRKHVRADHPSAKPREVDPLLEQKWRRLEREREREDVISTITSSMPGAVVFGDYVIEGGHYGFISDEEDGFDDDHLDQSEGFEFGVDSSLARIESNLRNVFLVLQRIDPAGNIGSNRGIRRQERNSNHTLEGGTVVGSRTSRIGSFDYSDQDSESDNDDNAVIPRASDRLSLVNRLRSQGRVLLGRSGRRRRRREANRSRR; encoded by the coding sequence ATGGCAAAAGGTACCAGGGGGAGACGCAGGTTTGCTTCTCGCCAGTGCAGGCAAACCCCATACCCATTACCATGTGGTAATCAGTCTGAGAAGATGCAGCGGAAGAAATGCTCCAAAACACTTGTCAAGAAAGACTGGGAAGATGCCACTTGTTCTGTATGTATGGAGTATCCCCACAATGCTGTTCTCCTTCTGTGTTCTTCACATGAAAAAGGTTGCCGTCCCTATATGTGTGGAACTAGTTTTCGCTATTCCAACTGCCTTGACCAGTATAGGAAAGCCTACACAAAAGTGACATCAGCTGATCACAATCAACATCTTGATGGTACAATTGACAGCCCAGCCATGATTCCACCAGTGTCTGGTTGGCCCATTGATAAATGTGAAGTCACTGAACTTGCATGTCCCCTTTGCCGGGGCCAAGTGAAGGGCTGGACAGTGGTTGAGCCGGCACGAGAATATCTGAATGCTAAAAAACGAAGCTGTATGCAGGATAACTGCTCATTTATAGGAACTTACAAGGAGTTGCGGAAACATGTTAGGGCAGATCACCCTTCTGCTAAACCTCGTGAGGTGGATCCCCTTCTTGAACAAAAATGGAGAAGGCTTGAGCGGGAGCGAGAAAGAGAGGATGTTATCAGCACAATAACATCATCAATGCCAGGGGCAGTCGTTTTTGGTGATTACGTGATTGAAGGAGGTCATtatggttttatttcggatgaGGAAGACGGTTTTGATGATGATCACCTGGACCAAAGTGAAGGTTTTGAGTTTGGTGTTGATAGCAGTTTGGCAAGGATTGAAAGCAATTTGAGGAACGTCTTCCTTGTTTTGCAGAGAATTGATCCTGCAGGTAATATTGGATCAAATAGAGGTATCAGGCGGCAGGAGAGGAACTCTAACCATACATTGGAGGGAGGAACTGTGGTAGGTAGTCGCACCTCCCGTATTGGGAGCTTTGACTATTCAGATCAAGACAGTGAAAGTGACAATGATGACAATGCAGTTATTCCTCGTGCCAGTGATCGTTTGTCACTTGTGAATCGTCTCCGTAGTCAAGGCAGAGTCCTTTTAGGGCGTTCTGGGAGGAGACGGAGGCGTAGGGAGGCCAATCGGAGCCGCAGATGA